A part of Mycolicibacterium sp. TUM20985 genomic DNA contains:
- a CDS encoding FAD-binding oxidoreductase, translating into MTPPAQQLVTATTETVVDELRAALPEGRLIVDADVARSLSRDQAAGAPAGEPAAVVRARSTEEVRRVVEICLRHRIPVVARGAGTGLSGGANAIDGCVVLSLEAMSKILDINPLERLAVVQPGVVNDDLRAAVAEHGLWYPPDPASSPWSTLGGNVATNAGGLCCVKYGVTREYVLELEMVTGSAEVVRIGHRTAKGVAGYDLVGLIVGSEGTLGIVTEITVRLRSLPSAPTTVAGFFPSLVAAGNAVRAVGAAGINPSALELMDRYCLRAVDDWKQMGLAAAGDVLLLARVDDPEPTGTALADAIVEHFRATGASWAERSTDAEEADALFAARRLAYPALERLGPVITEDVCVPKEHVPEMLARIEALAAQHDVQIANIAHAGDGNLHPLIIGPPGEDADLWLRIHAAFDGILEAALSLGGTISGEHGIGLLKRGGLVHELSPTVLGLHRAIKDALDPARILNPGKIFE; encoded by the coding sequence ATGACGCCACCGGCCCAGCAATTGGTGACTGCCACAACCGAGACCGTCGTCGACGAACTTCGGGCCGCGTTGCCCGAGGGACGATTGATCGTCGACGCCGACGTGGCTCGAAGCCTGAGCCGCGATCAGGCGGCCGGGGCCCCCGCCGGCGAGCCAGCCGCCGTCGTGCGCGCCCGCAGCACCGAAGAGGTCCGTCGGGTGGTCGAGATCTGTCTGCGTCACCGCATCCCGGTCGTAGCGCGCGGAGCGGGCACCGGGTTGTCCGGTGGCGCGAACGCGATCGACGGCTGCGTGGTGCTGTCGCTGGAGGCGATGTCGAAGATCCTCGACATCAACCCCTTGGAACGGTTGGCGGTGGTTCAGCCGGGCGTGGTCAACGACGACCTCCGAGCGGCGGTGGCAGAGCACGGGTTGTGGTACCCACCCGATCCCGCGAGTTCGCCATGGTCGACGTTGGGTGGCAACGTCGCCACGAACGCCGGCGGATTGTGTTGCGTCAAGTACGGCGTCACCCGTGAGTACGTGCTCGAACTCGAGATGGTGACCGGTTCGGCGGAAGTGGTGCGAATCGGGCACCGGACCGCCAAGGGCGTCGCCGGCTACGACCTGGTCGGCCTGATCGTCGGGTCCGAGGGCACCTTGGGCATCGTCACGGAGATCACGGTTCGACTCCGCAGCCTGCCCAGCGCACCCACCACGGTGGCGGGCTTCTTCCCGTCGCTGGTGGCCGCCGGCAACGCGGTGCGTGCGGTAGGTGCGGCGGGCATCAACCCGTCGGCACTGGAGCTGATGGACCGGTATTGCCTACGCGCCGTGGATGATTGGAAACAGATGGGGCTGGCGGCCGCAGGAGACGTGCTGCTGCTCGCGCGGGTCGACGATCCAGAGCCCACCGGTACCGCGCTCGCCGACGCCATCGTCGAACACTTCCGCGCGACCGGCGCATCCTGGGCCGAACGCTCAACTGACGCCGAGGAGGCCGACGCGTTGTTCGCGGCCCGCCGGTTGGCCTACCCGGCGCTGGAGCGACTCGGACCGGTGATCACGGAGGACGTCTGCGTGCCCAAGGAGCACGTCCCGGAGATGCTGGCCCGCATCGAGGCACTTGCGGCCCAGCACGACGTGCAGATCGCCAACATCGCGCACGCCGGCGACGGCAACCTGCACCCCTTGATCATCGGACCGCCAGGCGAGGACGCCGACCTGTGGCTCCGGATCCATGCCGCATTCGACGGCATCCTCGAGGCCGCATTGTCCCTCGGCGGCACCATCAGCGGCGAGCATGGCATCGGCCTCCTCAAGCGTGGCGGTCTCGTGCACGAGTTGTCGCCGACGGTGCTGGGACTCCATCGTGCGATCAAGGATGCACTCGACCCTGCAAGAATCCTCAACCCCGGCAAGATCTTCGAATAG
- a CDS encoding threonine/serine exporter family protein yields the protein MSEDDDAVRVLLAYLGAAMVATGQPVSDVEDELAEVSTVLGYPDVQIAASPTGVFVNLASGAPATFESVKGGLRLDQAADVRTIRHGLSQSALTVAQATEGLLALRHRPPRYPQWVANLGWIAIATGIALILQPGGANVAFAAVGAVVVVALFRLGQRFVLVATLLPTLAAFLLACGVFAAANADLLEGPLRTLLPPLAVLLPGALIVTAMSELAAGDMVAGASRLTFGLVQLLLFTLGIVAASHVITVPAAELTNLRVDTLGWWAAPLGLILISIGIGVLESPPVRLLPWITAVLILAFAAQSFGQHVGGAALGSFLGAVAATLGSSLVEAVRPNLPRLVVFLPAFWLLVPGSLGLLSSTTLVTNPDGGGANAFGVVTVVCAIAVGLLVGAAVARSFGGALHGLRRGRGRPGRTLLR from the coding sequence GTGTCCGAAGACGACGACGCCGTCCGCGTTCTCCTGGCCTACCTCGGCGCCGCGATGGTGGCCACGGGACAACCGGTCAGCGACGTGGAGGACGAGCTGGCCGAGGTGAGCACCGTGCTGGGCTACCCCGACGTCCAGATCGCGGCGTCGCCGACCGGCGTCTTCGTGAACCTGGCCAGCGGCGCCCCCGCGACGTTCGAGTCGGTCAAGGGTGGACTGCGTCTCGACCAGGCCGCCGACGTACGAACGATTCGCCATGGGTTGTCGCAGTCTGCCCTCACGGTGGCCCAGGCCACCGAGGGCTTGCTCGCGCTTCGGCATCGCCCACCCCGCTACCCGCAGTGGGTGGCCAACCTCGGCTGGATCGCGATCGCCACGGGAATCGCCCTGATCCTGCAGCCCGGCGGCGCCAACGTCGCCTTCGCCGCCGTGGGGGCGGTCGTGGTGGTCGCTCTCTTCCGGCTGGGGCAGCGGTTCGTTCTGGTCGCCACGCTGTTACCGACGCTCGCGGCATTCCTCCTGGCGTGCGGGGTCTTCGCAGCCGCCAACGCCGATCTGCTCGAAGGACCGCTGCGCACCCTGCTGCCGCCGTTGGCGGTCCTGTTGCCCGGCGCGTTGATCGTCACGGCGATGTCCGAGCTGGCCGCGGGTGACATGGTGGCCGGAGCCTCGCGGTTGACCTTCGGGCTGGTCCAGTTGCTCCTGTTCACTCTGGGCATCGTGGCGGCCAGTCACGTAATCACCGTGCCGGCAGCTGAATTGACCAATCTCCGAGTCGACACCCTCGGCTGGTGGGCCGCGCCATTGGGGTTGATCCTGATCAGCATCGGGATCGGTGTCCTGGAGAGTCCACCGGTGCGGCTGCTGCCCTGGATCACCGCGGTCTTGATCCTTGCCTTCGCTGCCCAGAGTTTCGGCCAGCATGTCGGTGGCGCGGCGCTCGGTAGCTTCCTCGGTGCCGTCGCCGCCACACTGGGTTCTTCGCTCGTCGAGGCCGTGCGTCCGAATCTGCCGCGGTTGGTGGTCTTCCTGCCGGCCTTCTGGTTGCTCGTCCCCGGCAGCCTCGGTCTGCTCTCCAGCACCACCCTGGTCACCAACCCCGACGGTGGTGGCGCGAATGCGTTCGGGGTGGTGACGGTGGTCTGTGCCATCGCGGTCGGGTTGCTGGTCGGCGCGGCGGTCGCACGGTCGTTCGGCGGGGCTCTCCACGGGCTGCGGCGCGGCCGCGGTCGGCCGGGCCGCACCCTGCTGCGCTGA
- the fbaA gene encoding class II fructose-bisphosphate aldolase, with product MPMATPDHYVAMLDRAKESGFAYPAINVTSSQTLNAALQGFAEADSDGIIQVSLGTALYLSGNKVQSRFAGSKALALYAHEVASHYPVTVALHTDHCPAENLDDWVRPLIADSIERRGRGLDPLYQSHMWDGSAVPLDENLRIAAGLLESSLEANTLLEIEVGVIGGEEDGVSHEINEQLYSTVEDARATIEALGTGERGRYLTALTFGNVHGVYHPDSVHLRPEILEEIQTVIGAETGMAKPFDLVFHGGSGSSAEDIASAVASGVVKMNVDTDTQYAFTRSIAGHMIGKYDQVLKVDGGYGDKKAYDPRSWGKPAENAMAARVVEAAQMLGSAGRAMR from the coding sequence ATGCCGATGGCGACCCCCGATCACTACGTGGCGATGCTCGATCGCGCCAAGGAGAGCGGATTCGCCTACCCGGCCATCAACGTCACCAGCTCCCAGACCCTCAACGCCGCCCTGCAAGGGTTCGCCGAAGCGGACAGTGACGGCATCATCCAGGTATCGCTGGGGACGGCACTCTATCTGTCCGGCAACAAGGTTCAGAGCCGCTTCGCAGGGTCGAAGGCGCTCGCACTCTATGCCCACGAAGTGGCCTCGCACTACCCGGTCACCGTCGCCCTGCACACCGATCACTGTCCCGCCGAGAACCTCGACGACTGGGTCAGGCCGTTGATCGCCGACTCGATCGAGCGGCGCGGGCGGGGCCTGGACCCGCTGTATCAGTCACACATGTGGGACGGGTCCGCGGTACCTCTCGACGAGAACCTGCGCATCGCCGCGGGATTGCTCGAGTCGTCACTCGAGGCGAACACGCTCCTCGAGATCGAGGTCGGCGTGATCGGCGGCGAGGAGGACGGCGTGTCCCATGAGATCAACGAACAGCTGTACTCCACCGTCGAAGATGCGCGCGCCACCATCGAGGCACTGGGGACGGGGGAGCGCGGTCGGTATCTGACGGCGCTGACCTTCGGCAACGTGCACGGTGTCTACCACCCGGACTCGGTGCATCTGCGTCCCGAGATCCTCGAGGAGATCCAGACCGTCATCGGCGCCGAGACGGGAATGGCCAAGCCGTTCGACCTCGTCTTCCACGGCGGATCGGGATCGAGTGCAGAGGACATCGCGTCCGCCGTCGCGAGTGGCGTCGTCAAGATGAACGTCGACACCGACACCCAATACGCCTTCACCCGGTCCATCGCCGGCCACATGATCGGCAAGTACGACCAGGTGCTCAAGGTCGACGGCGGCTACGGCGACAAGAAGGCCTACGACCCGCGGTCGTGGGGCAAGCCGGCCGAGAATGCCATGGCCGCAAGGGTTGTCGAGGCGGCACAGATGTTGGGATCGGCGGGACGGGCGATGCGCTAG
- a CDS encoding LacI family DNA-binding transcriptional regulator, producing the protein MGDVARLAGVSASTVSHVLNGTRNVEKATRVRVEAAIEKTGYRRNVVARSLAAGRTHTVGLSISALTNPYFGNLVHAVERALSDAGYVLIVGDSHDDVDSEKRVTDSLLDRRVDGMIVAPAAGSERVTLPKIAHSATPLVLIDRGVDVGCDQVGPENVSSARSLTEHLLDLGHRRIAVVRGLAGISSTTERFEGYCAALEGRDVAVDPALVLDGNSSTDVAEREVHALMSGANRPTALVSLNNSMTIGTLKAVNALGLSIPGDVAFVCYDDFEWADLFEPKLTAAAQDVDTIGATAVELLLRRIRGQGEAPQRIYVPTTFHHRNSCGCT; encoded by the coding sequence ATGGGCGACGTCGCGCGCCTTGCCGGCGTCTCGGCGTCCACGGTCTCGCACGTGCTCAACGGCACGCGCAACGTCGAAAAAGCCACGCGCGTACGCGTCGAGGCGGCCATCGAGAAGACGGGGTACCGGCGTAACGTCGTCGCCCGATCACTCGCGGCCGGGCGTACGCACACCGTCGGACTCTCGATCTCCGCGTTGACGAACCCCTACTTCGGAAACCTGGTCCACGCCGTGGAGCGGGCTCTGTCGGACGCCGGGTACGTGCTCATCGTCGGGGATTCCCACGACGACGTGGACTCGGAGAAGCGCGTCACCGACTCGCTTCTCGACCGGCGGGTCGACGGGATGATCGTGGCACCTGCCGCCGGGTCGGAGCGGGTCACGCTTCCCAAGATCGCCCACTCCGCAACGCCGTTGGTGCTGATCGACCGCGGTGTCGACGTCGGCTGCGACCAGGTCGGCCCGGAGAACGTCTCGTCGGCGCGGTCGTTGACCGAGCACCTACTCGACCTCGGCCATCGCCGGATCGCGGTCGTCCGTGGCCTCGCCGGGATCTCATCCACCACTGAGCGATTCGAGGGCTACTGCGCGGCGCTCGAAGGACGCGACGTCGCCGTCGACCCCGCACTCGTCCTCGATGGCAACTCCAGCACCGACGTGGCGGAACGCGAAGTCCACGCGTTGATGTCGGGGGCCAACCGGCCCACCGCGTTGGTGTCCCTGAACAACTCCATGACCATCGGCACACTCAAAGCCGTCAACGCGCTCGGGTTGTCGATCCCGGGTGACGTGGCATTCGTCTGTTACGACGACTTCGAATGGGCGGATCTGTTCGAACCCAAGCTCACCGCCGCGGCGCAGGACGTCGACACGATCGGCGCCACCGCGGTCGAGCTACTTCTGCGCCGAATCCGGGGACAGGGTGAAGCGCCGCAACGGATCTACGTACCGACCACGTTCCACCACCGTAACTCGTGCGGATGCACGTAA
- a CDS encoding nucleoside/nucleotide kinase family protein, with protein MTIEQDVQNATLGQLVEWATALDVPGERRILGLTGAPGAGKSTVAEQLVDALGPDVAVLVPMDGFHLANEVLIDKEILNRKGAHDTFDDGGYARLIATLRAQRVDDPVVYAPRFRREIEESIGSSIPVLPTVPLVVTEGNYLLLQSDAWPTARSSIDEVWFLAPDNDIRHDRLLRRHQAHGKSPENAAFWAFGSDERNAQLIESTAGRADRIVRLR; from the coding sequence GTGACCATCGAGCAGGACGTGCAGAACGCGACACTCGGCCAGTTGGTCGAGTGGGCCACCGCACTCGACGTTCCCGGGGAACGCCGAATCCTCGGCCTCACCGGTGCTCCGGGAGCCGGAAAGTCCACCGTCGCAGAGCAACTCGTCGATGCGCTGGGGCCCGATGTCGCGGTACTCGTCCCCATGGACGGCTTCCATCTCGCCAACGAGGTGTTGATCGACAAGGAGATCCTGAATCGCAAGGGCGCGCACGACACGTTCGACGACGGCGGGTATGCCCGGCTGATCGCGACCCTACGAGCGCAGCGCGTGGACGACCCCGTGGTGTACGCGCCGCGGTTCCGACGCGAGATCGAGGAGTCGATCGGCTCGTCCATTCCCGTCCTCCCGACCGTGCCACTCGTGGTCACGGAGGGGAACTACCTCCTACTGCAATCCGATGCGTGGCCCACGGCGCGGTCCAGCATCGACGAAGTCTGGTTCCTAGCCCCCGACAACGACATTCGTCACGACCGGTTGCTGCGCCGGCACCAGGCGCACGGGAAGTCACCGGAGAACGCGGCGTTCTGGGCCTTCGGGTCCGATGAGCGCAACGCCCAACTCATCGAGTCGACCGCAGGTCGCGCGGACCGGATCGTGCGGCTCCGGTGA
- a CDS encoding PfkB family carbohydrate kinase, producing the protein MRNAPASEKAPVGVFVGLATLDVIHRIAKAPAVNQKITSSAQFVAAGGPAANAAVTFAALGGAAILVTALGDDPVAELIRADLAAYGVTVVDAATGTTRAVPVSAVSVVESTGDRSVVSLDAVNSDATPPDALGDLVAKADVVLVDGHHPLMARAAVEHGAARGVTLVVDAGRWKPVMIHIVPHVTDMVCSSDFRMPGTDTPESTAASLVRSGVRTVVTTHGGEPIDWWSDGDSGSVPVPPVEVVDTLGAGDAFHGAYSYFSTRGDGGIGARVERSARVAALRCSVVGPRAWLSALPLDETRK; encoded by the coding sequence ATGAGGAACGCGCCGGCCTCTGAGAAGGCTCCGGTCGGGGTCTTCGTCGGGCTGGCGACCCTCGACGTGATCCACCGCATCGCGAAAGCGCCAGCGGTGAACCAGAAGATCACGTCGAGCGCTCAGTTCGTCGCCGCGGGTGGACCCGCGGCGAATGCTGCAGTCACCTTCGCGGCGCTGGGCGGCGCCGCGATCCTGGTAACCGCCCTCGGCGACGACCCGGTCGCCGAACTGATCCGCGCCGACCTCGCGGCGTACGGCGTCACGGTCGTCGATGCGGCGACGGGAACCACGCGGGCGGTGCCCGTCTCCGCCGTGTCGGTCGTCGAATCGACCGGTGACCGGTCGGTCGTCTCACTCGACGCCGTGAACTCCGACGCGACGCCACCCGATGCGCTCGGCGACCTCGTGGCGAAGGCGGACGTCGTACTCGTCGACGGGCACCACCCCCTGATGGCCCGGGCCGCCGTCGAGCATGGGGCAGCCAGGGGCGTCACTCTCGTCGTCGACGCCGGCCGATGGAAGCCAGTGATGATCCACATCGTCCCGCACGTGACGGACATGGTGTGCTCCAGCGACTTCCGGATGCCGGGCACCGACACGCCGGAGTCAACGGCCGCGTCGCTGGTCCGCAGTGGGGTCCGCACCGTCGTCACCACGCACGGCGGGGAGCCCATCGACTGGTGGTCGGACGGCGACTCCGGCTCCGTGCCGGTGCCACCGGTGGAGGTGGTGGACACACTGGGTGCGGGCGATGCCTTCCACGGCGCGTACTCGTACTTCTCGACTCGGGGCGACGGCGGGATCGGCGCGCGCGTCGAGCGCTCGGCCCGCGTGGCGGCACTCCGGTGTTCGGTGGTCGGGCCGCGGGCGTGGCTCAGCGCGCTTCCCCTCGACGAGACTCGAAAGTGA
- a CDS encoding ATP-binding cassette domain-containing protein, protein MTTDTTGAPVLEARGLVKKYGNVTAINGADFELREGEVLAVIGDNGAGKSSLIKALAGAVIPDSGEILMSGKPMSFRNTRDARAAGIETVYQDLAVVPALDIASNLYLGREVRRKGIAGSLFRRLDMPRMRQEASQHLADLKIGIKSVNQAVETLSGGQRQGVAVARAAAFGRGVIIMDEPTAALGVRESGQVIDLIRSIRDRGIPVVLISHDMPHVFEVADRIHIHRLGQRAGVVDPKTRSMSEVVALMTGAEEPSDEERAGL, encoded by the coding sequence ATGACGACTGACACGACCGGCGCACCCGTTCTCGAAGCTCGCGGACTCGTCAAGAAGTACGGCAACGTGACGGCGATCAACGGCGCCGACTTCGAACTCCGCGAGGGCGAGGTGCTTGCGGTCATCGGTGACAACGGTGCCGGAAAGTCCAGTCTGATCAAGGCCTTGGCCGGCGCGGTGATTCCCGATTCGGGCGAGATCCTGATGAGTGGAAAGCCCATGTCGTTCAGGAACACCCGAGACGCCAGAGCGGCGGGAATCGAAACGGTGTACCAGGACCTCGCGGTGGTACCGGCTCTCGACATCGCCTCGAACTTGTACCTGGGACGCGAAGTGCGACGAAAGGGAATCGCGGGCAGCCTCTTCCGCCGACTCGACATGCCGAGAATGCGCCAGGAGGCGTCGCAGCACCTCGCGGATCTCAAGATCGGCATCAAGTCCGTGAACCAGGCCGTGGAGACGTTGTCCGGTGGTCAGCGTCAGGGTGTCGCGGTGGCGCGGGCCGCCGCGTTCGGCCGCGGCGTGATCATCATGGACGAGCCGACCGCGGCTCTCGGTGTTCGGGAGTCGGGACAGGTCATCGACTTGATCCGATCGATCCGCGACCGCGGCATCCCCGTGGTGCTCATCAGCCACGACATGCCGCACGTCTTCGAGGTGGCCGACCGGATCCACATCCACCGGCTCGGCCAACGCGCCGGAGTCGTCGATCCCAAGACGCGCTCGATGTCCGAGGTGGTCGCGCTCATGACCGGTGCAGAGGAGCCGAGCGATGAGGAACGCGCCGGCCTCTGA
- a CDS encoding ABC transporter permease — protein sequence MTTGAPATATPSVSSRFNARNLLREPLLGPLAALVIAIIIFSAVSDSFLNPQNVSLILQQSVVVGILAVGQTLIILTSGIDLSIGAVAVFGTIVMAQSAGANGPVVALGSTLLVCVVFGAINGGLVTSLRLPPFIVTLGTFTAIQAATRLLAGSETYRVEPGPLTFLGTSFRIGSFSTTFGVVAMLLVYLVMWYALSQTSWGKHIYAVGGNPQASDLSGIKSGRVLFSVYLTTGVIAAIAAWAALGRIPNADPNAYQNANLETITAVVIGGTSLFGGRGGVGGTLVGTLIVGVLRNGLTQAGVDSLYQNIATGILVIVAVAVDQFTRRRSR from the coding sequence ATGACCACTGGCGCTCCCGCGACGGCGACACCGTCGGTATCGAGCCGGTTCAACGCACGCAACCTCCTGCGTGAACCGCTCCTCGGTCCGCTGGCGGCGCTCGTCATCGCGATCATCATCTTCAGCGCGGTCTCGGACTCGTTCCTCAACCCGCAGAACGTGTCCCTGATCCTGCAACAGTCGGTGGTCGTCGGCATTCTCGCCGTCGGCCAGACGCTGATCATCCTCACCTCGGGCATCGACCTGTCGATCGGCGCGGTCGCCGTCTTCGGCACCATCGTGATGGCGCAGAGTGCGGGCGCCAACGGGCCCGTCGTGGCGCTGGGGTCGACGCTCCTGGTCTGCGTGGTATTCGGTGCGATCAACGGCGGGCTCGTCACGTCCCTGCGACTGCCACCGTTCATCGTCACGCTGGGAACGTTTACCGCGATCCAGGCGGCCACCCGCCTGCTCGCGGGCTCGGAGACCTACCGCGTCGAGCCGGGGCCGCTCACGTTCCTGGGCACGTCCTTCCGCATCGGTTCGTTCTCGACGACGTTCGGCGTGGTCGCGATGCTCCTGGTCTATCTGGTGATGTGGTATGCGTTGTCCCAAACCTCATGGGGCAAGCACATTTACGCCGTCGGCGGCAACCCCCAGGCGTCCGACCTATCGGGTATCAAGTCCGGGCGGGTGCTGTTCTCCGTCTACCTCACCACGGGTGTGATCGCCGCCATCGCCGCGTGGGCGGCACTCGGTCGCATCCCGAACGCCGACCCCAACGCCTATCAGAACGCCAACCTCGAGACGATCACCGCGGTGGTCATCGGCGGAACCAGTCTGTTCGGTGGGCGCGGCGGCGTCGGCGGAACACTGGTGGGCACATTGATCGTCGGCGTTCTCCGCAACGGCCTCACCCAGGCCGGCGTCGACAGCCTCTACCAGAACATCGCGACCGGAATCCTCGTCATCGTCGCGGTGGCCGTGGATCAGTTCACCCGCAGGAGATCACGATGA
- a CDS encoding substrate-binding domain-containing protein produces MLGKRNRGTAAIGAALMAGSLVLGLTGCGGSDSDGVKVGLITKTDSNPYFVKLREAAQAQADKDGAELVALAGAFDGDNEGQVAAIENMVGQGVKGILITPNSSTGVLDAIKKARDAGVIVIALDTATDPEDAVDATFATDNKAAGVSQGKWVRAALGNTPPQVVMLDGTPGGTVDTFRHDGFLEGFGITNESPEIVGQENTNGDQTKAQTAMENILQRAPGINALYTINEPAAAGAYQAIQSANRAGQITIGSIDGSCTGIADVKAGKFGATVLQFPAKMAELGVQAVVAFAKDGTKPSGFNDTGSQLVTDKPVAGLESKDTAWGEQNCWGKAGS; encoded by the coding sequence ATGCTCGGAAAGCGCAACAGAGGCACTGCCGCCATCGGCGCGGCACTCATGGCCGGCTCGCTGGTGCTCGGCCTGACCGGCTGCGGCGGCTCGGACTCGGACGGAGTCAAGGTCGGCCTGATCACCAAGACCGACTCGAACCCCTACTTCGTGAAGTTGCGTGAGGCGGCCCAGGCGCAGGCCGACAAGGACGGCGCCGAGCTGGTCGCGTTGGCGGGTGCGTTCGACGGCGACAACGAGGGCCAGGTCGCGGCCATCGAGAACATGGTCGGGCAAGGCGTGAAGGGCATCCTGATCACCCCGAACTCCTCGACCGGAGTGCTCGACGCGATCAAGAAGGCGCGCGACGCCGGCGTCATCGTGATCGCTCTGGACACCGCGACCGACCCCGAGGACGCCGTCGACGCCACCTTCGCCACCGACAACAAGGCCGCGGGCGTCAGTCAGGGCAAGTGGGTGAGGGCTGCGCTCGGCAACACACCGCCCCAGGTCGTGATGCTGGACGGAACCCCGGGCGGAACCGTCGACACCTTCCGGCACGACGGATTCCTCGAGGGCTTCGGCATCACGAACGAATCGCCGGAGATCGTCGGCCAGGAGAACACCAACGGCGACCAGACCAAGGCGCAGACCGCCATGGAGAACATCCTCCAGCGCGCCCCCGGCATCAACGCGCTCTACACCATCAACGAGCCCGCAGCCGCCGGTGCCTACCAGGCGATCCAGTCCGCCAACCGCGCCGGCCAGATCACCATCGGGTCGATCGACGGAAGCTGCACGGGCATCGCGGACGTGAAGGCCGGCAAGTTCGGCGCCACGGTGCTGCAGTTCCCGGCGAAGATGGCCGAGCTCGGCGTGCAGGCCGTGGTCGCATTCGCCAAGGACGGAACCAAGCCCAGCGGATTCAACGACACCGGCTCGCAGCTCGTCACCGACAAGCCCGTTGCCGGACTCGAGTCCAAGGACACCGCCTGGGGCGAACAGAACTGCTGGGGCAAAGCCGGGTCATGA
- a CDS encoding universal stress protein: MNTFVDNGQPVVVGVDGSDSALAAALWAAEFVAKSSSPLVLLHAVARLDWHFLGEAQAPAIDGNDTADSVLGAAKAAVLKAHPDLDVRCETIKESVASALQDASEGARLLVVGTGADGGALGSHVVRITHRALCPVLVWRTPVAHRTGKPLPIVVGIDESEDSLRALTVAFDTAHVLHAPLTVVHMWEIGAAVGLGYSQGLMDWKLLDLLQTQQRQRMDELVAPLAKKHPNTHVGKIFRDIGPAKGLTELSGDAQLVVVGSHGRGRIAAATLGSVSQNVIHHAQCPVLVVR, translated from the coding sequence GTGAACACCTTCGTTGACAATGGGCAGCCGGTCGTGGTGGGAGTCGACGGCTCCGACAGTGCGCTGGCGGCCGCGCTCTGGGCCGCCGAGTTCGTCGCGAAGAGCTCCTCGCCGCTGGTGTTGCTGCACGCGGTGGCCAGGCTGGACTGGCACTTCCTCGGCGAGGCGCAGGCGCCTGCGATCGACGGAAACGACACGGCTGACTCCGTTCTCGGTGCCGCCAAGGCGGCGGTGCTCAAAGCGCATCCGGATCTCGACGTCCGCTGCGAGACGATCAAGGAGTCCGTTGCCAGCGCTCTGCAGGACGCATCCGAAGGCGCCCGGCTGCTCGTGGTGGGAACCGGCGCGGACGGCGGGGCCCTGGGGAGCCACGTCGTGCGCATCACCCACCGGGCGCTGTGCCCGGTGCTCGTCTGGCGCACCCCGGTGGCGCATCGCACCGGCAAACCGCTGCCCATCGTCGTCGGCATCGACGAATCGGAGGATTCTCTGCGGGCGCTGACGGTCGCCTTCGATACCGCGCACGTTCTGCACGCGCCCCTCACGGTGGTCCACATGTGGGAGATAGGCGCTGCGGTAGGGCTGGGCTACAGCCAGGGCTTGATGGACTGGAAGCTGCTCGATCTGCTGCAGACCCAGCAGCGTCAACGCATGGACGAACTCGTCGCTCCTCTTGCCAAGAAGCACCCGAACACACACGTGGGCAAAATCTTTCGCGACATCGGCCCGGCGAAGGGTCTCACTGAGCTGTCTGGGGATGCACAGCTGGTCGTGGTGGGCAGCCACGGCAGAGGCAGGATTGCGGCGGCGACCCTGGGGTCGGTCAGTCAGAACGTGATCCACCACGCCCAGTGCCCCGTCCTGGTGGTGCGCTAG
- a CDS encoding alkaline shock response membrane anchor protein AmaP, translating into MTRTASTVDRLAALLLGVLLIVLGLGLLVWNTDWVPRIPQAITAPGFVTAAGTAWWPWALGVGGILLILIALRWLLSHTPKAKVKDLRLASGENGTITADLGAVADAAARALEEDPNIDSAKGKAVIDRGTRTIDLVVNASSPMTLTDLRTPIDLVGRQIADVLGDVAVATRTTVHVDKRPRRGHRVE; encoded by the coding sequence ATGACTCGCACGGCCAGTACCGTCGACCGCTTGGCTGCCCTGCTGCTCGGGGTGCTCCTGATCGTGCTGGGGCTGGGGCTATTGGTGTGGAATACCGACTGGGTTCCGCGCATCCCTCAGGCGATTACCGCGCCCGGGTTCGTCACTGCCGCCGGCACCGCTTGGTGGCCCTGGGCCCTCGGCGTCGGTGGGATCCTGCTCATCCTGATCGCCCTCCGGTGGCTGCTCAGCCACACGCCGAAGGCCAAGGTCAAGGACCTTCGGCTAGCGAGCGGCGAGAACGGCACGATCACGGCCGATCTCGGCGCGGTCGCCGACGCCGCCGCACGCGCCCTCGAAGAAGATCCCAACATCGACTCGGCCAAGGGCAAAGCGGTCATCGACCGCGGCACCCGCACCATCGACCTCGTCGTAAATGCTTCCTCACCAATGACTCTCACCGACCTGAGGACACCGATCGACCTGGTGGGACGCCAAATCGCCGACGTCTTGGGTGATGTCGCGGTGGCGACACGCACCACGGTCCACGTCGACAAACGTCCGCGGCGTGGGCACCGCGTCGAGTAG